Proteins encoded together in one Calditrichota bacterium window:
- a CDS encoding enoyl-CoA hydratase/isomerase family protein, translating to MSTLKVKHNDGVVTLTLARPKARNAFNAEMIAEMTEKLHELSADHSIRLLILNAEGQTFCAGADANWMKSQKDVSETDNLADAEKIFDLFRVAYEFTHPIIARVQGGAYGGGAGLVCCSDIVVMADDAQTAFSEVRLGVVPATISVFVLRKIGEGRARELFLTGRRISAQECLQIGLATEVVPEKDLDNAVAKWTEELLKAAPTAQTVAKNLLSVVPRMTLDEARRFTPLRIARQRVSPEGQEGLAALLEKRAPSWSPQK from the coding sequence ATGAGCACTCTCAAAGTCAAACATAATGACGGCGTCGTCACGTTGACGCTTGCGCGGCCCAAGGCACGCAATGCGTTCAATGCGGAGATGATTGCCGAAATGACGGAGAAGCTGCACGAACTAAGTGCGGATCATTCGATTCGTCTGTTGATTTTGAATGCCGAAGGGCAAACATTCTGCGCGGGTGCGGACGCCAACTGGATGAAGTCTCAGAAAGACGTATCCGAGACCGACAATCTTGCGGACGCTGAGAAGATATTTGATTTGTTCAGAGTGGCTTACGAATTCACACATCCGATTATTGCGCGCGTGCAGGGAGGAGCGTACGGCGGTGGTGCCGGGCTTGTTTGCTGCTCGGACATCGTAGTAATGGCTGACGACGCGCAAACTGCGTTTTCAGAAGTCAGGCTTGGGGTGGTGCCTGCCACAATTTCCGTTTTCGTTTTGCGCAAGATCGGCGAAGGCCGGGCACGTGAACTGTTTTTGACTGGACGGAGAATTTCAGCCCAAGAGTGCCTTCAAATTGGTTTGGCGACCGAGGTTGTACCCGAAAAAGACCTCGACAACGCGGTTGCAAAATGGACTGAAGAACTACTAAAGGCCGCGCCAACCGCGCAAACGGTTGCCAAGAATCTCTTGTCGGTTGTCCCGCGCATGACACTTGATGAAGCCCGTCGCTTCACACCTCTCCGGATAGCCCGGCAGCGAGTAAGTCCCGAAGGTCAGGAAGGACTGGCGGCGCTGCTCGAAAAACGCGCGCCAAGTTGGAGTCCTCAGAAGTGA
- a CDS encoding acetyl-CoA carboxylase biotin carboxyl carrier protein subunit, whose product MKKHFRIAGHNICGTFKRHSPADVEITACDDTTTFHVTKVGRRVRVDNEDYTFNTIAARKKDKIFIWLDGRVHELQEFEETEVADNRNASDDIRAPMPGMIIKLNVAVGDDVKADQIVAVLEAMKMEHNLRAPRGGKVAAIDVKVGQTVSADAPLVHLESA is encoded by the coding sequence GTGAAGAAACATTTCCGCATCGCAGGACACAACATCTGCGGCACGTTCAAGCGTCATTCACCGGCGGACGTGGAAATCACGGCATGTGACGACACGACGACGTTTCACGTGACGAAGGTCGGCAGGCGAGTGCGTGTCGACAACGAAGACTACACCTTTAATACGATTGCTGCACGGAAAAAAGACAAGATATTCATTTGGCTTGACGGTCGCGTGCATGAATTGCAGGAATTCGAAGAAACCGAAGTCGCCGACAATCGCAACGCGAGCGATGATATTCGCGCGCCGATGCCAGGCATGATTATCAAACTGAACGTGGCCGTGGGTGACGACGTGAAAGCGGATCAGATAGTTGCCGTGTTGGAAGCGATGAAGATGGAACACAACCTGCGCGCGCCGCGCGGCGGAAAAGTTGCCGCAATCGACGTCAAAGTCGGTCAGACGGTCTCGGCCGACGCTCCGCTTGTGCATTTGGAGTCCGCGTGA
- a CDS encoding acetyl-CoA carboxylase biotin carboxylase subunit, with protein sequence MIRKILVANRGEIAVRVMRTARTLGIRTVAIFSDADRDALHVEIADEAVHIGASQASESYLSVEKVIAAAREHGADAVHPGYGFLSENPKFSNAVQLAGLIFIGPPAEAMGLLGDKIASRELAIRHNVPVTPGALLPHASAEQAKIEAEKIGFPVLIKAAAGGGGKGMRVVRSLEEIETSLEAAKREAKSAFGDDAVYLEKYIENPRHIEFQVFCDHHGNAVHLGERECSIQRRHQKIIEESPSVALTPELRKEMGAAALRIVQGAGYRNAGTVEFLLDGDKFYFLEVNARLQVEHPVTEQVTGEDLVQWQIAIAAGEKLPKTQDQITFRGHAIECRVYAEDPANGFLPSTGTVLKLEEPHAPGIRIDSGIREGFEVPIFYDPILSKVICRAGNRELAIQRMRDALKHYVILGVRTPIGYMQDVLAHPKFVKGNISTHFLADHFSEWEEKLPTRAALAAMLAAANETGRDVKRSAASNGKAAIPTPWSSLGDWKTAGAGS encoded by the coding sequence GTGATTCGTAAGATTCTCGTTGCCAACCGCGGTGAAATCGCCGTGCGTGTGATGCGCACGGCACGGACACTTGGGATTCGAACTGTTGCGATTTTCAGTGATGCCGACCGGGACGCCTTGCATGTCGAAATTGCGGATGAAGCCGTTCATATCGGCGCGTCGCAGGCATCGGAAAGCTATTTGAGCGTCGAAAAAGTCATTGCCGCAGCGCGGGAACACGGTGCTGACGCCGTGCATCCGGGGTACGGTTTTCTGTCCGAGAATCCGAAATTCTCCAACGCCGTGCAGCTTGCCGGTTTGATCTTCATCGGACCTCCTGCGGAAGCGATGGGGCTCTTGGGTGACAAGATCGCATCGCGAGAATTGGCAATTCGCCACAATGTTCCTGTGACTCCGGGCGCGTTGTTGCCTCATGCAAGCGCCGAGCAGGCGAAAATCGAAGCTGAGAAAATCGGTTTTCCCGTCCTGATCAAGGCTGCGGCGGGCGGCGGCGGCAAAGGCATGCGGGTCGTACGCAGTTTGGAAGAAATTGAGACGTCGCTCGAAGCTGCCAAGCGCGAAGCGAAGTCTGCATTCGGTGATGATGCGGTTTATCTCGAAAAATACATCGAGAATCCCCGCCATATCGAGTTCCAAGTTTTTTGTGATCATCACGGGAATGCCGTGCATCTGGGCGAACGCGAATGCTCAATTCAACGCCGGCACCAAAAAATAATTGAAGAATCGCCGAGCGTGGCGCTGACGCCCGAGTTGCGCAAAGAGATGGGCGCGGCGGCATTGCGAATCGTGCAGGGTGCCGGATATCGCAACGCAGGGACAGTTGAGTTCCTGCTCGACGGTGACAAGTTCTATTTTCTGGAAGTCAACGCTCGTTTGCAGGTCGAGCATCCAGTGACCGAACAGGTCACAGGTGAGGACTTGGTGCAATGGCAAATCGCCATTGCCGCAGGTGAGAAACTTCCGAAAACGCAAGACCAGATCACGTTTCGCGGCCACGCGATTGAGTGCCGAGTCTATGCCGAAGATCCCGCAAACGGTTTCTTGCCGTCTACGGGAACTGTTTTGAAGCTCGAGGAACCGCACGCACCGGGAATTCGTATCGACTCGGGAATCCGCGAAGGATTTGAAGTGCCGATTTTCTATGATCCGATTTTGAGCAAAGTTATCTGCCGCGCTGGAAACCGGGAACTGGCGATTCAAAGAATGCGGGACGCGCTCAAACACTATGTGATTCTCGGCGTGCGCACACCCATCGGATATATGCAGGACGTTTTGGCGCACCCCAAATTCGTTAAAGGAAACATTTCGACACACTTCTTGGCCGATCACTTTTCAGAGTGGGAAGAGAAACTTCCAACGCGCGCGGCACTGGCAGCGATGCTTGCCGCCGCCAATGAAACGGGTCGCGACGTAAAACGCAGTGCCGCCTCAAACGGCAAGGCAGCGATTCCTACGCCATGGTCAAGTTTGGGGGACTGGAAGACGGCGGGAGCGGGCTCGTGA
- a CDS encoding methylcrotonoyl-CoA carboxylase has protein sequence MRVLVDELRGKLAALHPAAGPKQHIDRHVSRDKLPVRDRLNRLFDPSTPFLELSPLAAHGMYNDEAPGAGMVTGIGVVHGREVLVVANDATVKGGTYFPMTIKKHLRAQEVAMQNHLPCVYLVDSGGIYLPEQAGTFADRDHFGRIFYNQANLSAKKIPQIAIVMGSCTAGGAYVPAMSDETVIVKNTGTIFIGGPPLVKAATGMDVSAEDLGGADVHTRISGVADHFAENDGHALEIARSIIEAVGPRPKFEFDRETPEDPHYDPEELLGLVPVDIRKPFDMKEVIARIADGSRFQEFKARYGTSLVCGFARIHGYLVGIVANNGVLFGESAKKGAHFIELCCLRKIPLVFLQNITGFIVGKEYEHGAIASDGAKMVHAVACANVPKFSVIIGSSAGAGNYAMCGRGYSPRLLWMWPHSRINVMGAQQAADVLVQVKREQLEAKGQKLTDADAEAIRGPVLEQYDREGNPYFSTSRLWDDGILDPLSTRDALGLGIAMSANAPVPDYQPGIYRM, from the coding sequence ATGCGCGTGCTCGTGGATGAGCTGCGCGGAAAGCTGGCGGCGCTGCATCCGGCCGCAGGACCGAAACAGCATATCGACCGGCACGTCTCTCGAGACAAACTGCCTGTTCGCGACCGGTTGAACCGTTTGTTCGATCCGTCAACTCCGTTTCTTGAGCTAAGTCCGCTGGCGGCACACGGCATGTACAACGATGAAGCTCCCGGCGCCGGAATGGTGACGGGAATTGGAGTCGTGCACGGACGTGAAGTGTTGGTCGTGGCCAATGATGCAACCGTCAAAGGCGGGACTTACTTCCCGATGACGATCAAGAAGCATCTGCGCGCGCAGGAAGTTGCCATGCAGAATCATCTGCCGTGTGTGTATCTGGTCGACTCGGGCGGAATCTATCTGCCCGAGCAGGCTGGCACATTCGCCGACCGTGACCACTTCGGCAGAATTTTTTACAATCAGGCGAATCTGAGTGCAAAAAAGATTCCTCAAATTGCCATTGTGATGGGATCGTGCACGGCCGGCGGCGCCTACGTTCCGGCGATGTCGGATGAGACCGTGATCGTCAAGAACACGGGAACGATCTTCATCGGCGGCCCGCCGCTTGTGAAGGCCGCAACCGGAATGGATGTCTCGGCGGAAGATTTGGGCGGAGCGGACGTGCACACTCGCATTAGCGGAGTGGCCGATCACTTCGCCGAGAACGATGGCCACGCACTCGAGATAGCTCGCTCGATCATCGAAGCCGTAGGACCGCGGCCGAAATTCGAGTTCGACCGCGAAACTCCGGAAGATCCGCATTACGATCCCGAGGAACTTTTGGGTTTGGTGCCGGTCGATATTCGCAAGCCCTTCGACATGAAAGAAGTGATTGCGCGGATCGCCGATGGCTCGCGTTTTCAAGAGTTCAAAGCCCGTTACGGCACGTCGCTCGTCTGCGGTTTCGCCAGAATTCACGGATACCTCGTCGGCATCGTCGCAAATAACGGCGTGCTCTTCGGAGAGTCCGCAAAGAAAGGCGCGCACTTCATCGAGCTCTGCTGTCTGCGCAAAATCCCTTTGGTGTTCTTGCAGAACATCACGGGCTTCATCGTCGGAAAAGAGTACGAGCACGGCGCAATTGCTTCGGACGGCGCCAAGATGGTGCATGCCGTCGCCTGTGCCAATGTCCCGAAATTCTCAGTGATCATCGGCTCGTCTGCGGGAGCCGGAAACTATGCCATGTGCGGTCGCGGCTACAGTCCGCGTCTGCTCTGGATGTGGCCGCATTCGCGCATCAACGTGATGGGCGCGCAGCAAGCTGCCGACGTGTTGGTGCAAGTAAAGCGCGAGCAACTCGAAGCAAAAGGTCAAAAGCTCACGGATGCCGACGCGGAAGCAATTCGCGGACCGGTTCTTGAGCAATACGATCGCGAAGGTAATCCATATTTTTCGACATCCCGCTTGTGGGATGATGGAATTCTTGACCCGCTGTCAACCCGGGACGCGCTGGGGTTGGGCATAGCCATGTCCGCCAACGCGCCTGTCCCGGACTACCAGCCGGGAATCTACCGCATGTAA